One stretch of Jiangella gansuensis DSM 44835 DNA includes these proteins:
- a CDS encoding cytidine deaminase, whose amino-acid sequence MTAAIDWEALRAAAVEVAARAYAPYSSFPVGAAALVDDGRVVTGCNVENAAYGVTLCAECGLVSSLVAGGGGRLVAFTCVGGAERRLTTPCGRCRQLLWEHGGPELLVETPGGVLTMDRMLPQAFGPEQLP is encoded by the coding sequence GTGACCGCCGCGATCGATTGGGAGGCGTTGCGGGCGGCGGCCGTCGAGGTGGCCGCCCGCGCCTACGCGCCGTACTCGTCGTTCCCGGTGGGCGCGGCCGCCCTGGTCGACGACGGGCGGGTGGTCACCGGCTGCAACGTCGAGAACGCCGCCTACGGCGTGACCCTGTGCGCCGAGTGCGGGCTGGTGTCCTCCCTGGTGGCCGGTGGGGGAGGCCGCCTCGTGGCGTTCACCTGCGTCGGCGGGGCGGAACGCCGGCTGACGACGCCGTGCGGGCGGTGCCGGCAGCTGCTGTGGGAGCACGGCGGTCCCGAGCTCCTGGTCGAGACACCCGGCGGCGTGCTGACGATGGACCGGATGCTGCCGCAGGCGTTCGGACCCGAACAGCTACCGTGA
- a CDS encoding cupin domain-containing protein, giving the protein MVRHIDAPTRIPVPGGKLIEEFVGRVATESTSVSVARMTAPPGWDEPAQTPEFDEITLVLSGSVVVEHDDGRTEVGAGEAVVTPAGRRVRYLAGPQGAEYVAVCMPAFGPDLVHREE; this is encoded by the coding sequence ATGGTGCGACACATCGACGCCCCGACCCGCATCCCGGTGCCGGGCGGCAAGCTGATCGAGGAGTTCGTGGGCCGAGTCGCCACCGAGAGCACCAGCGTCTCGGTGGCCCGGATGACAGCGCCGCCCGGCTGGGACGAGCCGGCGCAGACACCGGAGTTCGACGAGATCACGCTCGTGTTGAGTGGCAGCGTCGTCGTCGAGCACGATGACGGCCGGACCGAGGTCGGCGCGGGTGAGGCGGTGGTCACCCCGGCCGGCCGGCGGGTGCGGTATCTCGCCGGTCCGCAGGGCGCCGAGTACGTCGCCGTCTGCATGCCGGCGTTCGGGCCGGACCTGGTGCACCGCGAGGAGTAA
- a CDS encoding ABC transporter permease — MTRVVAWARGFAPTVVALGVALLVTALFILIIGENPLAALGALFDFGESPTAQANSLGVWINRAAPLFLSGLAVSVGFRMGLFNIGVEGQYRIATVIAAGVGAAVVLPAPLHVLVIIVVAMLAGAAYAAIPAVLKVTRGVSEVISTIMLNSIAIGIAAYLIRRPFADPDLGAGENTSSRELPESGRVPGINELFGLLGLEEPRRPVYGFVFVAILVGIVMAVVLSRTRFGFELRSSGLNPSASTANGVSAGAMTIKAMLLSGALAGLVGLPELLGESFRFSGESFVAGYGFTGIAVALLGRNRPLGIAGAALLFSFLDRAGPRLQSEGIPPAAVVIMQGIIVLCVVIVDEVGRRRLLRAEERRARVEDPQTVTEEVSS, encoded by the coding sequence GCCCTGCTTGTGACGGCGCTGTTCATCCTGATCATCGGGGAGAACCCGCTCGCGGCGCTTGGGGCACTGTTCGACTTCGGTGAGTCGCCGACGGCCCAGGCCAACTCGCTGGGCGTGTGGATCAACCGGGCGGCTCCGCTGTTCCTGTCCGGGCTCGCGGTCAGCGTCGGGTTCCGGATGGGCCTGTTCAACATCGGCGTGGAGGGGCAGTACCGCATCGCGACCGTCATCGCGGCCGGTGTGGGTGCCGCTGTCGTGCTGCCGGCCCCGCTGCACGTCCTGGTGATCATCGTGGTGGCGATGCTGGCCGGCGCGGCCTACGCGGCGATTCCCGCCGTGCTCAAGGTGACCCGCGGTGTCAGCGAGGTCATCTCGACGATCATGCTGAACTCGATCGCCATCGGCATCGCCGCCTACCTGATCCGCCGGCCGTTCGCCGACCCGGACCTCGGCGCGGGCGAGAACACGTCCAGCCGGGAGCTGCCGGAGTCCGGCCGCGTCCCCGGCATCAACGAGCTCTTCGGCCTGCTCGGCCTCGAGGAGCCACGCCGGCCGGTCTACGGTTTCGTCTTCGTCGCCATCCTGGTGGGCATCGTCATGGCGGTGGTCCTGTCGCGGACGCGGTTCGGCTTCGAACTGCGCAGCAGCGGCCTGAACCCGTCGGCGTCCACCGCCAACGGTGTCTCCGCCGGCGCGATGACCATCAAGGCGATGCTGCTGTCCGGCGCTCTCGCCGGGCTGGTCGGGCTGCCGGAGCTGCTGGGCGAGTCGTTCCGGTTCTCCGGCGAGTCGTTCGTGGCCGGCTACGGCTTCACCGGTATCGCCGTCGCGCTGCTGGGCCGCAACCGCCCGCTCGGCATCGCCGGCGCCGCGCTGCTGTTCTCCTTCCTCGACCGCGCCGGGCCGCGGCTGCAGTCCGAGGGCATTCCGCCGGCCGCCGTCGTCATCATGCAGGGCATCATCGTGCTCTGTGTGGTGATCGTCGACGAGGTCGGACGACGCCGGCTGCTGCGGGCCGAGGAGCGCCGGGCCCGGGTCGAAGATCCGCAGACGGTGACCGAGGAGGTGTCGTCGTGA
- a CDS encoding maleylpyruvate isomerase N-terminal domain-containing protein — MTRTRQTYLEAAETVLLLLRDPAVAAAWDTPSALASFQVSGLAGHLAGQILAVPGVLAAPVPDEPPAALLDHYTRASWIGADLDSDTNVAIRTAGDDHAADGPAALAERTAATLESLRRTLPAERPDRVIHLTGRWSLSLDDYLTTRLLEISVHGDDLAVSVGVPTPPLADDALYPVFALLTKLAVRKHGAPAVLRAFSRAERAPSSIAAI; from the coding sequence ATGACCCGGACCCGACAGACCTACCTCGAGGCCGCCGAGACCGTGCTCCTCCTGCTGCGGGACCCCGCGGTGGCGGCGGCATGGGACACACCCAGCGCGCTGGCGTCGTTCCAGGTGTCCGGGCTGGCCGGGCACCTCGCCGGCCAGATCCTCGCCGTCCCCGGGGTGCTCGCCGCACCGGTCCCGGACGAGCCCCCCGCGGCGCTGCTCGACCACTACACCCGGGCCTCCTGGATCGGCGCCGACCTGGACTCCGACACCAACGTGGCCATCCGGACCGCCGGCGACGACCACGCCGCCGACGGTCCCGCCGCGCTTGCCGAGCGGACCGCCGCGACGCTGGAATCCCTGCGCCGGACGCTCCCGGCCGAACGGCCCGACCGGGTCATCCACCTGACCGGCCGGTGGTCGCTGTCGCTGGACGACTACCTGACCACCCGGCTGCTCGAGATCAGCGTCCACGGCGACGATCTCGCCGTCAGCGTCGGCGTGCCCACCCCGCCCCTGGCCGACGACGCCCTCTACCCGGTGTTCGCGCTGCTGACGAAGCTGGCGGTGCGCAAGCACGGCGCCCCCGCGGTGCTGCGCGCCTTCAGCCGCGCCGAGCGCGCCCCGTCGTCGATCGCCGCGATCTGA
- a CDS encoding ABC transporter permease, producing the protein MTSLTQMIMRRPESEPAGSRWRRVLLVAALGFVALSLVRVITDQDVLTSSGTARAMLILALPIAMAALGGLVAERAGVINIGLEGMMILGTWGAGFGGWHAGPWGAFAGAVIGGALGGLLHAVATVTFGVDHIVSGVAINLVAAGLVRFLSEGVYVGNDSGGGPTQSPQMSSGPATFDVPVLSSGPNLLGRLEDTGVPVLSDAAGVLHGLTTGLTVFAVIGVLLLPLVWFVLWRTALGLRWRSAGENPLAAETLGVDVYRIKYLAVVVSGALAGLGGLFLVLFTGGYREGQTGGRGYIGLAAMIFGNWRPGGLATGAGLFGYSDAVRLRASSSLAVLALVLLVAMILAAIGLRDVLAGRYVLAGVLLVLSGVAVAVWALADSLPTEFTSMTPYIVTLVVLASATQRLRPPAADGLRYRRGEAR; encoded by the coding sequence GTGACGAGCCTCACCCAGATGATCATGCGGCGGCCGGAGAGCGAACCGGCGGGTTCCCGCTGGCGCCGGGTGCTGCTGGTGGCGGCGCTGGGCTTCGTGGCGTTGTCCCTGGTCCGGGTCATCACCGACCAGGATGTCCTGACCAGCAGCGGTACCGCTCGGGCCATGCTGATCCTCGCACTGCCGATCGCCATGGCCGCCCTGGGCGGACTGGTGGCCGAGCGCGCCGGCGTCATCAACATCGGCCTCGAGGGCATGATGATCCTCGGCACCTGGGGCGCCGGCTTCGGCGGCTGGCACGCCGGGCCGTGGGGCGCGTTCGCGGGCGCCGTCATCGGCGGTGCGCTGGGCGGTCTGCTTCACGCCGTCGCCACGGTGACCTTCGGTGTCGACCACATCGTGAGCGGTGTGGCGATCAACCTGGTCGCTGCCGGCCTGGTGCGCTTCCTCTCCGAAGGCGTCTACGTCGGCAACGACTCCGGTGGCGGCCCGACGCAGTCGCCGCAGATGAGCTCCGGCCCGGCGACGTTCGACGTCCCCGTCCTCTCCTCCGGGCCGAACCTCCTCGGCAGGCTCGAGGACACCGGTGTCCCGGTCCTGTCCGACGCCGCGGGCGTCCTGCACGGCCTCACCACCGGCCTGACCGTCTTCGCGGTCATCGGCGTCCTGCTGCTGCCGCTGGTGTGGTTCGTGCTGTGGCGTACGGCGCTCGGCCTGCGGTGGCGGTCAGCCGGCGAGAACCCGCTCGCAGCCGAGACCCTCGGCGTCGACGTGTACCGCATCAAGTACCTGGCCGTCGTCGTCAGCGGTGCCCTGGCCGGCCTCGGCGGGCTGTTCCTGGTGCTGTTCACGGGCGGCTACCGCGAGGGGCAGACCGGCGGGCGCGGATACATCGGCCTGGCCGCGATGATCTTCGGCAACTGGCGGCCGGGTGGCCTCGCCACCGGTGCCGGGCTGTTCGGCTATTCCGACGCGGTGCGGCTGCGGGCGTCGTCGTCGCTGGCGGTGCTGGCTCTCGTGCTGCTGGTGGCCATGATTCTCGCGGCCATCGGCCTGCGTGACGTCCTGGCCGGGCGCTACGTCCTGGCTGGCGTGCTGCTGGTGCTCTCCGGCGTGGCCGTGGCCGTCTGGGCGCTCGCTGACTCGCTGCCGACCGAATTCACGTCGATGACGCCGTACATCGTGACCCTCGTGGTGCTCGCGAGCGCGACCCAACGCCTGCGACCACCCGCGGCCGACGGCCTGCGATATCGGCGCGGCGAGGCACGGTGA
- a CDS encoding thymidine phosphorylase, with protein sequence MSAPANPNSPEPFDAVDVIRAKRDRDELSDGQVDWMVDAYTRGVVADEQMSALAMAILLNGMSRREIARWTDAMIRSGRRMEWSSVGRPTTDKHSTGGVGDKITLPLAPTVAACGAAVPQLSGRGLGHTGGTLDKLESIPGWRASLSADEMLGVLRDTGAVVCAAGDDLAPADKKLYALRDVTGTVEAIPLIASSIMSKKIAEGTGALVLDVKVGSGAFMKDVESARELAETMVALGTDAGVRTVALLTNMETPLGLTAGNALEVRESVEVLAGGGPEDVVELTVRLAREMLAAAGLDGGKDPADALTDGAAMDVWRRMIAAQGGDPDAALPEARETHTVLAPADGVLTTLDAYLVGVAAWRLGAGRARKDEPVQAAAGVELHAKPGASVRAGEPLLTLHTDEPARFDRALEALEGAYVVAPEGARPDLPPLVIDRIG encoded by the coding sequence ATGTCCGCACCAGCGAACCCGAACTCGCCGGAGCCGTTCGACGCCGTCGACGTCATCCGGGCCAAGCGCGACCGGGACGAGCTGTCCGACGGTCAGGTCGACTGGATGGTCGACGCGTACACGCGTGGTGTCGTCGCTGACGAGCAGATGTCGGCGCTGGCCATGGCGATCCTCCTGAACGGGATGTCCCGGCGTGAGATCGCCCGGTGGACCGATGCGATGATCCGCTCCGGCCGGCGCATGGAGTGGTCGAGCGTCGGCCGGCCCACCACCGACAAGCACTCCACCGGCGGCGTCGGCGACAAGATCACGCTGCCGCTGGCCCCGACGGTGGCGGCCTGCGGCGCCGCGGTGCCGCAGCTGTCCGGGCGCGGTCTCGGGCACACCGGCGGCACACTGGACAAGCTGGAGTCGATCCCGGGCTGGCGGGCGTCGCTGTCGGCCGACGAGATGCTCGGTGTGCTGCGCGACACCGGTGCCGTCGTCTGCGCGGCCGGCGACGACCTCGCACCGGCGGACAAGAAGCTGTACGCGCTGCGCGACGTCACCGGCACGGTCGAGGCGATCCCGCTGATCGCTTCGTCCATCATGAGCAAGAAGATCGCCGAGGGCACCGGTGCTCTCGTGCTGGACGTCAAGGTCGGTTCCGGCGCGTTCATGAAGGACGTCGAATCCGCGCGTGAGCTCGCCGAGACGATGGTGGCGCTGGGCACCGATGCCGGGGTGCGCACGGTGGCTCTGCTGACGAACATGGAGACCCCGCTCGGGCTCACCGCCGGCAACGCCCTGGAGGTGCGAGAGTCGGTGGAGGTGCTGGCGGGCGGCGGGCCGGAGGATGTGGTCGAGTTGACCGTCCGGCTGGCCAGGGAGATGCTGGCGGCGGCCGGGCTCGACGGCGGCAAGGATCCGGCCGACGCGCTGACGGACGGCGCCGCCATGGACGTGTGGCGGCGCATGATCGCCGCGCAGGGCGGCGACCCGGATGCCGCGTTGCCGGAGGCGCGTGAGACGCACACCGTGCTCGCTCCCGCCGACGGTGTGCTGACGACGCTCGACGCCTACCTGGTCGGTGTCGCGGCCTGGCGGCTGGGAGCCGGCCGGGCGCGCAAGGACGAGCCGGTGCAGGCGGCGGCCGGGGTGGAGTTGCATGCCAAGCCCGGTGCCTCGGTGCGGGCCGGTGAGCCCCTGCTGACCCTGCACACCGACGAGCCGGCCCGCTTCGACCGGGCGTTGGAGGCTTTGGAGGGTGCGTACGTCGTGGCCCCCGAGGGCGCCCGGCCGGACCTGCCGCCGTTGGTGATCGACCGCATCGGCTGA